TTTTATAATTTTAACGTTTTTATCCAAGACCCTGTTACATTATTTAAAGTCTGGGAAGGCGGCATGTCTTTCCATGGTGGTCTAATCGGTGCAATTTGCGTTATTGCTATTTTCGCAAAAATTAATCATAAAACCTTTATGCAAGTGGCTGATTTTGTCGCTCCTTTAGTACCTATTGGTTTAATGTTTGGGCGATTTGGTAATTTTATTAATGGTGAGCTTTGGGGACGTGTGACTCAATCTCATATTGGTATGTTATTCCCGACTTCCTCTCATGCGGATTTTATGTTTGTACAAACACATCCTGAGTGGTTATCGCTTTATACTTCTCTAAATGGCATTTTACCAAGACATCCTTCACAGCTTTATGAAATGATGTTTGAAGGAATTGTTTTATTTATCATTTTGAATTTGTTCATTCGTAAAAATAGACCAACAGGTGCTGTATCTGGATTGTTTTTACTTTGTTATGGTTTATTTCGATTTGTAATCGAATTCTTTAGACAACCCGATGAGCAACTAGGACTATTTTTTAATGTCATTAGTATGGGGCAAATTTTATGCCTACCAATGATCTTTGTCGGTATTTTATTTCTTTTTTATACATATAGAGTTAACAAAAAGGCGACAACACGATGAAACAGTATTTAGCGCTTATGCAAAAGATATTAGCAGAAGGTATGCCTAAGTCAGATCGAACAGGAACTGGAACATTATCCATTTTTGGTCATCAAATGCGGTTTAATCTACAGGATGGATTTCCATTAGTCACTACAAAAAAATGCCATTTACGTTCAATTATTCATGAATTACTTTGGTTTTTAAAAGGTGATACAAATATTAAATATTTAAAAGATAATAAAGTAACTATTTGGGATGAATGGGCTAATGAAAATGGTGATTTAGGTCCTGTTTATGGAAAACAGTGGCGAGCATGGACAGCACCAGATGGGCGGCATATTGATCAAATATCGCAATTAATCGAACAAATCAAAACTGATCCTGATTCAAGGCGCCTAATAATTTCTGCTTGGAATGTTGGAGAGTTGGAGCAAATGGCGTTAGCTCCATGTCATGCGTTTTTTCAATTTTATGTCGTTGATGGAAAGCTTTCTTGCCAGCTTTATCAACGTTCTTGTGATGTGTTTTTGGGATTACCATTTAATATTGCTAGCTATTCGTTATTAATTCATATGATTGCTCAGCAATGCAATTTAGATGTGGGTGATTTTGTTTGGACTGGTGGTGATACGCACTTATATTCAAACCATCTGGAGCAAACTCATTTACAATTAAGTCGAACGCCTAGAGCACTTCCAAAACTAGTTATTAGACGTAAACCCCCAACCATTTTTGATTATGAGTTTGAGGACTTTGAAATTATAGACTATGATCCTTACCCTGCAATCAAAGCACCTGTTGCGGTTTAAATTCTTGTAAAGAAGTTTCAGGAAAAGCCTACGTTTGAGTATAAAATTTTAAAAAATCTTAAGAACGAAGATCACAATAACTAATTATATATTGTTGTGATCTACTTGAACTATATCTTGTTAGATAAATTAATGTAAGGAAGATCTTTCTATTTTTCTGCCCTTAAAATCAAGATATAGTATATAATAACCAACTTTGTTATTAACAATAACTTAATCTTAATATGAGTCAAAATCAGGAAATTCGTCCTATCTTTACTAAACGCCTATTACACCCACGTTACTGGTTAACGTGGTTTGGTATTGGTATCTTATATTTAATCGTTTTATTACCCTATCCAGTAATTTATCAATTAGGAAAAAGTTTAGGGTTGCTCTCAATGAAATTAATTGGTAAGCGTAAAGAGACGGCAAGGCAAAATCTTAAACTTTGTTTTCCTGAAAAATCACAGCTTGAACGTGATCAAATGCTGCGTGGAAATTTTATTTCTACAGGATTGGCTATTTTCGAAACAGGGATGGCTTGGTTTTGGTCTGACAAAAGATTAGCTAAGCATTCATCTATTGACGGTGACCAATTTATCAAAAATGTACAGCAATCAGGTCAAGGCGTTTTACTTATTGGAATTCATTTCCTAACATTAGAATTAGGAGCGCGTATTTTAGGAATGAGTCATCCTGGCGTAGGTGTTTATCGACCAAATGATAATCTGGTAATGGATTATGTTCAGCTTAAAGGAAGACTCAAATCTAATAAATACATGTTAGATCGCTATAATACCAAAGGTATGATCCGTGCTTTAAAAAATGGTGAATTACTATGGTATGCCCCTGATCATGATTATGGACCTAAAAATAGTGTATTTGCTCCATTATTTTCAGTAGAAAAAGCAGCTACAACAATAGGTACGCGTATATTGGTTAAATTAGGCCAACCAGCCATTATTCCATTTACACCTAAGCGTGAGGAAAATGGTCATTATACAGTATATGTAACACCAGCACTTGAAGGTTATCCTATTGATGATGATGTATTAGCGGCAACTTTCATGAATAAAGCAATTGAGCAAGAAATTTTAAAAGCTCCAGAACAATACATGTGGTTACACCGACGATTTAAAACTCGTCCCAAGGGGGAGGCTCCTTTGTATACTAATGATGTTCAATCTGACTAAATCAAATATTTTTATAGTGCCTGTTTGAAGAGTAAAAATACAAAATGCAAAAACTAAATAAAATCATTCTGTACTGTCGCTGTGGATTTGAAAAAGAATGTGCTGCAGAAATCACAGATAGAGCTGCACAATTAGAAATATTTGGTTTTGCCAAAGTTATAGAAAACAGTGGTTATGTCACTTTTGAATGTTACCAAGACGGCCAAGCTACGATATTGATGAAAAAGCTCTCTTTCCCTACCCTGATTTTTGCTAGACAGATGTTTGTATCAGGTGAATTATTGACTGATTTACCAGCCAATGATCGCATTACTCCAATAATTAATGCGTTATTTGGTCTGATAGATAACGCAGGTGATGTGCGTGTGGAAGTCGCTGATACCAATGAAGGTAAAGAATTAGCTGGATTTTGTCGCAAATTTACCGTTCCACTTCGTCAAGCACTACGAAGCAAACGTATTTTATTAAAAGTTGAAAACCCAAAAAAACCTGTTATTCATCTATTTTTTACAAATAGCAATAGTTGTTATGTTGGTTATTCATTAAGTCAAAATAATTCACCTTTTTATATGGGGATCCCTAGATTAAAATTTCCAGCTGATGCACCAAGTCGTTCAACATTAAAATTAGAAGAAGCGTTCCATATTTTTATTCCTTATGAAGAATGGGATGAGCGCTTAAAAGGTGGTTTAAATGCGGTTGATTTAGGTGCTTGCCCTGGCGGTTGGACTTATCAACTAGTTAAAAGAAGTATGATGGTTTATGCTATTGATAATGGTCCAATGAATGACAAACTAATGGAAACAGGCCAAGTTAAACATTATCGTGAAGATGGCTTTAAATTTACACCTAAAAAGCATAATATTTATTGGTTAGTTTGTGATATGGTTGAAAAGCCAACCAAGGTGACACAATTAATAGCCAAATGGCTTATTAATGGTTGGTGTCGAGAAACCATTTTTAATCTTAAATTACCAATGAAAAAACGGTATGAAGAAGTAAAACAAAATATAAAATTACTCAATGATGAATTAAATAATAATCAAATCAATGTTCAAATTCAGGCCAAACAGCTTTATCATGATCGCGAAGA
The sequence above is drawn from the Gilliamella apicola genome and encodes:
- the lgt gene encoding prolipoprotein diacylglyceryl transferase, translated to MNQYLQFPNFNPIAFSLGPISLHWYGAMYLFGVLGALYLAKRRANKPNSQWTTQQVENLLFWGFLGLFIGGRLGYILFYNFNVFIQDPVTLFKVWEGGMSFHGGLIGAICVIAIFAKINHKTFMQVADFVAPLVPIGLMFGRFGNFINGELWGRVTQSHIGMLFPTSSHADFMFVQTHPEWLSLYTSLNGILPRHPSQLYEMMFEGIVLFIILNLFIRKNRPTGAVSGLFLLCYGLFRFVIEFFRQPDEQLGLFFNVISMGQILCLPMIFVGILFLFYTYRVNKKATTR
- the thyA gene encoding thymidylate synthase, which produces MKQYLALMQKILAEGMPKSDRTGTGTLSIFGHQMRFNLQDGFPLVTTKKCHLRSIIHELLWFLKGDTNIKYLKDNKVTIWDEWANENGDLGPVYGKQWRAWTAPDGRHIDQISQLIEQIKTDPDSRRLIISAWNVGELEQMALAPCHAFFQFYVVDGKLSCQLYQRSCDVFLGLPFNIASYSLLIHMIAQQCNLDVGDFVWTGGDTHLYSNHLEQTHLQLSRTPRALPKLVIRRKPPTIFDYEFEDFEIIDYDPYPAIKAPVAV
- the lpxL gene encoding LpxL/LpxP family Kdo(2)-lipid IV(A) lauroyl/palmitoleoyl acyltransferase, whose product is MSQNQEIRPIFTKRLLHPRYWLTWFGIGILYLIVLLPYPVIYQLGKSLGLLSMKLIGKRKETARQNLKLCFPEKSQLERDQMLRGNFISTGLAIFETGMAWFWSDKRLAKHSSIDGDQFIKNVQQSGQGVLLIGIHFLTLELGARILGMSHPGVGVYRPNDNLVMDYVQLKGRLKSNKYMLDRYNTKGMIRALKNGELLWYAPDHDYGPKNSVFAPLFSVEKAATTIGTRILVKLGQPAIIPFTPKREENGHYTVYVTPALEGYPIDDDVLAATFMNKAIEQEILKAPEQYMWLHRRFKTRPKGEAPLYTNDVQSD
- the rlmM gene encoding 23S rRNA (cytidine(2498)-2'-O)-methyltransferase RlmM produces the protein MQKLNKIILYCRCGFEKECAAEITDRAAQLEIFGFAKVIENSGYVTFECYQDGQATILMKKLSFPTLIFARQMFVSGELLTDLPANDRITPIINALFGLIDNAGDVRVEVADTNEGKELAGFCRKFTVPLRQALRSKRILLKVENPKKPVIHLFFTNSNSCYVGYSLSQNNSPFYMGIPRLKFPADAPSRSTLKLEEAFHIFIPYEEWDERLKGGLNAVDLGACPGGWTYQLVKRSMMVYAIDNGPMNDKLMETGQVKHYREDGFKFTPKKHNIYWLVCDMVEKPTKVTQLIAKWLINGWCRETIFNLKLPMKKRYEEVKQNIKLLNDELNNNQINVQIQAKQLYHDREEITVHVQRIWG